A stretch of DNA from Sander lucioperca isolate FBNREF2018 chromosome 8, SLUC_FBN_1.2, whole genome shotgun sequence:
CATATTGCagatatatatttgtattgatGTATATGTTAATAGAAAGTAACAAGCAATTGATGAGCACAAGATGTGTGCGGGGTTATTTAGAAACAGTGTTGCTGTTGAATATGTTTTCCACCAGAGAGCACTTCCACTCAGTATATATCCTAGTTACAGttctttttatataaaaataaaaataaatgttcattTGGCTTGTTAAATATAGTGTCGATTGGACTAAACTTTTAAGGGACATTTCTAAattctatatatagatatatatctatatctattctatatctttttttctatatttcaGGGCTTACGGTTTGAGGTGGTACCATCGTGGTTCAAAGAAACTCTTGACAAGGGACTTTttaaagcacctcatgaatatGCTGTTGAGACAGCCAAACAAAAGGCCCTGGAGGTGGCCAGGAGGATGCCCTTTGTGAGTTAAGCTCCTTTTTGTAtgacagtatacagtatattatcatGTCGAATGACTACTTGATAACATATTCCGTATTCATTTGCTTTAGAAACACCTGAAGACTCCAGACATAGTAATCGGAGCAGACACTATTGTGGTAAAAGGAAGAAAGCTTAACAGGATATTATCTGCTTATTCTCTGCAATATGTGCATGTTTTCTTATTGACTCTGTctactgtttttcatttccacaGACTGTAGATGGCATGATCCTGGAGAAGCCAGTGGACAAAGAGGATGCTTACAGGATGCTGTCAAGGTGAGTGTCATTTACATTGTTTCTGAGTTAACATTAGAAACGGGCATGATCTGGTTTACAGTTTCTCTCTTTATTTTGTTCTTCCAGCTTGAGTGGTAAAGAGCACAGCGTCTTCACTGGTGTAGCTATTGTGGTCTGCCATGAGAAAGAAAGTAAGTCACATCTGAATAATGGTTAGACTTACAGGTTGTAGGTTGTTTTCTGTTGAAATTGGATAAAACAAACTTGTTAGAACAGTTAAGCTCTTTAAGGTACTTTGTTATCTTCTATTTCTTAAATGTCCAGCAAGAATATCTGTGAGAAAAAAACTACAGTAATGTACTGTAGGTGTTCATACCAGTTTCCTAAATATATATGAGAGGGCTTAGTGTAGTGTTTCCAGTAGTGgacacatttcatttttaaacctgCCCCAGACGAAGAAGTGGATTACCAGTTGTTTGACTTCTACGAAGAAACAAAAGTGAAGTTTGCTGATCTCTCAGATAATATGCTGTGGGAGTACATCAATAGCGGTGAACCCATGTAAGTTTGAACTTTCACATATATGTAATAGCTATTGATTTCTCTTGGTGTAGTAACCTAACCACACATTTGTTCAGTGGAGGTCATTTAGTAGATATGAGCTTCATGAACCTGTTGCTTTTTGGACTTTGATGCCTGAGTTTTGTtcaaaatatgtttgttttgtcctatTTGGCGGTGAATGTGTCAGCAAAAATAAAAGATTGACTCATGAGATCAATGAGAGTGTATTGCTTGATTTGTTCTGcatttgaagaagaagaagaagtaacgtgtgtgtgtgcaaatgtttttgcCAGGGACAAGGCTGGCGGCTATGGTATTCAGGCTCTCGGTGGTATGCTGGTGGAGTACGTCCATGGAGACTTCCTCAATGTTGTGGGTTTCCCCCTGAACCACTTCTGCAAACAGCTGGACCTTATTTACAACCGCTGTACTTCCTCTGCAGACcaagaaagtgtgtctgtccggcTGAGCCACAACGGGTCTCACGCTACCACGATAGTCACTCAGCCCCCACCCGGCCTGCCAGCTCAGTCCAGCCACAGTCCCAGCTCTAAAGCCAAACACAACCCCTCATCCAGCCCCACACAGAACAGCCCACCGGCCAATTATACACACCATACCCAGAACAGCTCTTCAGCCAATCCTGTCCATAAGGTTAGTTTTTCTCACCCTATGAGCACAACCTGTTACCTTTTTATCATTAAGTATAATTAACAGTCACCATTCTGTAGGTGAAAAGGAAAAGCAGTGAAAGTGAAGTGGATGAGAGTTCCTGGATGTTGGTCAACAGCCTGTCTAAACATACAGATGCTCGAGAGGCTGAGTTCATATATAATACCACATTACCACTGACGGCCAGCAGGGGGCAGGTGATTGAGCTCAATGTGACAGAGCATGGGGACACTGAACTGAAAAAAGAGGACTTGCAGCGAATCATTGATCTGATGGATGGATTCAAATCCTCAAAGGTAATCAGAGATAAACGGTGTATTCCTATATTGTTTAAGCTTTTTATCATAGTGAAATACGTCAGTGTTGTAGTTTACTTTTAGAGTAATGTGGCATTTAGCTCAACTTAAAGAAATAGTCTGACATTTTGGGagaatacacttatttgctttctaaAGATTGGCAGCACAGGGGAAAAAGCTGTCCTATAAATCACTTtaaccagcacctctaaagctcacttatCAACATATTTTTTGCATCATCTGCAAAATTTTTtaaatctgcaaaaaaaaaaaaattaaaatgtgaaaaagaaCCTGTTGTGGTTTCACACGTTTCTTGATCGACACAATCTGTAAGCACCGGGTAGTCTAATATTACGTATCACATTCATACAAATAAAGTTTCACTTTGCTTCTGAATCCATTCTGCCTTTCCTAAAATGTTCCAGGCACTATTTACCGCATCCAAGATGTGTGTATTTGACCTTTTACAAAGCCGGCCAGGGCTGGATGCAGCACAGGTGGCTCAGGAGATCAAAGCCTCTGTGAAGGGCACTGCATGCCTGCTAGAAGCCTGTGTGTCTCTGGGACTGTTGAAGAGCAAACAGAGAGGTTAGTCAGGACTCATCTGTGCTTATCATAATGATACCTTAAAGAGATAGCATTAGTTCTTAACTTGAAATGAACCTCTCACATCTTTCATGGTGTCTCTACTCCCAGCATGCCAGAAGCCAGTGTACGAGAACACAGATCTGTCATCGCGTTTCTTGCTGTCAGACGCTCCTTCTTCGCTGCGGGGCTACATCCAGCATTGTAACGATACAGTGTGGCCTCTTTTCTCCCACCTTGAGAGTGCTGTGCGGGAGGGAGCCAACCAGCACGAAAAGGCTTTTGGGAAGACATCCAAGGATATGTTTCAGGTGATTATCTCCAAGTTCAGCCTCAGATGGATAAaaatgtggggggaaaaaacatttgaaagcaTTTTACAGATGCTGTTTTCTATTGTGTTCCTCCTATGTCATTTGTTTCTATTTAAAGGATactttctacaacagtcaagAAGCCAAACTGAGATTCATGAATGCCATGCACAGCATTGCTAAAGTTACAGGACGAGCTGTAGCAACAGCCTTTGACCTCTCCAGTTTTAAAACTGCCTGTGATCTTGGAGGTAAAGAGAGAACGTAAAGGTTTAAAAGTGTGTCCTTAAATAATAAACCATTCTTTTACATGtcatctttttgttttgttttcccagGATGCACTGGTGCAATGGCCTACGAGTTTACTAAAGCCCATCCTGGGTTGTCTGTGACAGTTTTTGACTTGCCAGCAGTTGTTGAGATGAGTGAACATTTCCGTCCTTTGCACACGGACAACAGGGTATCATTTGTAGCAGGTCAGTTTGTGTATCTGCATCAAAATACAATGACAAAAAGATAGTTAACTGTGTTATGCTGTTGTTATTCTGTGGGTCTTAGATATTAGAGTAACATCTCActctgtgacatttttttttttttttttccgtctCTGTATGAACAGGAGACTTCTTTAAAGATGAGTTGCCCAAAGCAGACTTGTACATCCTGGCAAGAATTCTCCATGACTGGCCTGATGAGAAAGTGTGCATTCTTCTGAGTAAAATCGCAAATGCATGCACTGCAggtaaaaaacattttcttactACATATTTTGGCTAAATAATTATTGGTAACataattaaatatgtattacTTACATATGCATACTTAGTATAACATTCTTAGTCACATGCCAGTGAAACTGTGTGCCAGTTTTTCATTTGTACAGTGAGTAGCAACCGAGTTAGTTCTGTTAAAATCATATCTAAAATCTGCTGCTGCTTAGTTTGGTGTCAGTAACCTGCAATCTCCTTAGACCACAGCTGTAACCTGTTATCATTAACTgattttaaaagcattttttggtgACATATTAAACAACACTAGAAGCTGGCAAGTTTATAGCCAAGCCAAAATACCAACCTGATTTATTGTATTGTTCGTATCCTCCTTGATCTTTATTATTTGCATAACGCAAAGGAATACAAGGGGATAAGGGATTACAAAACCACCACTATTGTTCACTAAAGTTGTATATCTGTATACACATCATGCACTTGCACCATGCTGCCAGGCTGTGGACTCCTGCTGAGTGAGATCTTCTTGGATGAAGACAGAAGGGGCCCGAGTCGTGGGCTGCTCCAGGCCCTCAGCATGAGCGAGGGGAAACAGAGTAGCGCGACAGAGTACAGTCTGCTTTTGAAGACCCATGGTTTCATAACAGCACATGTCAGACATACAGACAACTTACTGGATGCTATGCTCTGCATCAAAGCGTGACTGACAACACCCTCAACAACACTTGTGAAATACTGTAGGTAACATTTGCCAAAATCAAGGACTAAGGTCAGGAATGTTTTTATGATGAAGTTTGAGTCTATAAAGCAGATTCTGTCAACCAATCCAGACAGATTAGGGTGAAGAAAATCTGTTAATGTTTGAGGTATTGGATGCAAAACAGAgtgtattgttttgtttatcTTATTGggcattttatatttttcctgAACACTAAGGTATTGAGCAATCTCTTCTGTTGGGCCTTAGGATGTGCAGTGCTCATAGCTGAGACCGTGTTGGACGGACAGACACCCTACTCTGCTCTGCAGTCTCTGAACATGCTTGCCCAGACTGAGGGTTTggaaaggacagagagccagtaTGCAGACTTGCTGAGCAAATACGGATTTGGGGACATGCGTGTGGGTTACACTATGAACTTCCTTGATGCTTTTATTGCCATTAAAATGTAGCAtctgcatcacacacacaaatcctcatctatttcattcatttgattATGACAGATGGTCTTTGAGATTCTTTGCTTAAGTAAAAGAAGTAATACCACAATAGATAATGCCAAATTTCACATAAGTAAAAGTGCATAAGtattatcaggaaaatgtaattaAGCACAGTAAAAGGTTCAAggttctttattattattagtgtttggtaatgaaaatctttttttaaacacacaagTAAAAGCAAACTCTGAATCTGAGACAAAATAGTGCAAGATAAGATATAGGACtaatatataaacaaacaaaatataaatcaagtAATACAATAATATCATTTAGTTTATAAATTTAAATGTACTCCTAATGCAGGAAGGGCCTTTTCAgacataacattacattacataaaaTTGGATTATTAGTATTACTGATTGAAGGTGTAAACTGCAATTTAATTTATCAAGTAAGGGTGGAGCTAATTTGAATGATTCCATATGCTGTGGGGTATAGTTAACTTATATATGTTGAATTGTATgtctattattttgtattattgccTATACTTTGGCATCTATGATACAGTTAATCATCAAAAGTGTGATCAGGGCCTTCCTGGAAAAGACAGGCTTCCTTTAAGTATAATTtccctgtataaataaaggattaaaaaaaagtaaaaactcTTTCTGCGATTGGTGTGTAGCTTCCTCATTCCAATAATAATGCTCACATTGGTCAGCTGGATGACAGCTGTGGCTGGAGAGTTCATCCTAcctcttaaagcaacactatgtaacttttcccgctccGGTCCCcttacaggttgtctcattggaactacagctgcggctaaaagttacatagtgttgctttaaacacTCTGAATGTCATGTTATGATGATGCAATGGGAGGAAAATGATTAACGAAGAAAGAACTAAATCGAAGCAGTGTTGTCGCGTAAGTATGCCATTTTTGTACACTGAGATTTTGTGTCTCCCCAGCGACATGACTTTATGTTTACTTCAATGTTATAGGAGGCTGGAGGAAGGCTGCCAGTGACGTGGGAGGCTAAGCCTTGTCAGACATACTCTGAGGCATGGGTGGAGCATTTGTCTTGGTCTTGTATGCACTATTTAAACAAAGCGTACATTATTGCCACATTTGATCTGTTTGACCAtaattgctcttttttttttttttgtgtgtgcaaaaaATGATCAAACTCCAACTGCTTAACCTCTGACGTTAATCTATCCCAAATTagagctgcagaaaaaaataCGTTGCTTGTCACTGTTATACTTACAGTACACGCAGCTAAGTGATATTTGATACTCTGGAAATGTAAcccaaatatttattttgcagTTGAAAGAATTGCACAGTGCCTTAGTTCATTGCTATGTCAGTGAACCTCCTCAAGATGGCACCACAAACCTGCAGATCTCTCCTGAAAACttggagagacacacagagttCCCTGTTTTGTTAAACCGTGTAATTCTTTCCAGTGGATGTGTGCTATAGAGATCGCTTGCACATTAAGTGACAGCGAGCCCTCAGAATTAAGGTTTATGTTGCCATGTTTGGGAATTAATTTGCACTTTATATGTATGGTTGGATGGTAGGATAGTCACTTAATGCATAGAAGCGTATGACACTGCCCCTTAATTCCTTACAGATTTCAGTTTTGAGGCGGTGGATAAAGCAGCCAACAAGCTGATGGGAATGTGGGAATATCTCTTGCCAGGATAAATAGCTCTTATTCTTTATGACACTGAAAGTTTATCCGGACTACTCTTCATTTTGGATCCCTCTGTAAGTATTTTGCTAGACGGGTAATAAGGGTGGTCATGTTTTTCATGGCTATTTTCTTGTCAGTCTGGGATCAGACTCTTTGTGACATCTAACTGATTTCCATTGCTCAGATTTTGTTCTTTCAATGAGGAACGACAGGGGGAGGGTGGACTGAAGttcagatatgacaatgtaaaTCACCTaaggtttgttttattgttaacaCACACTGAACCCATCAATACACACTATATTGCAATAGCAATACTCTCCTGCCACAGTGATTGTGAAAGTCTATTGATTCAGTAAATTCAGTACTTCATACACATTGCTGATCATTACTGATCAGTCATTTTTAAATACACTAAATTGTAGCAGGAGAATGTCAGGCTCATATAACCCAGATGAGGCTCACAAATCAAACAGCCGAGTCGGTGTTCCCTTAAAACATGATGAAGCATTTCCATGAAAGGATCTGCATATCCATTCACTTCCAGTGTCCCAGCTGCACCCGCTCACCCTCAAATGCCTCGACTTTTGTGTACGAGCATCAACAGCAAAGCCTTTGCAAGGCTTTTCTAATGAAAACCATTCAAGTCAATCAAGTTTACCAGAGACCAAAGGCCAGTGTAATTTGGGAAAATTGCTGAAACTCCAAAGTAATCTTCTGTAATGTGATCTTGCCTATTGAACACTGGCTGTACTGTACGTGTCGGATAAGAGCTCAGTCATTTTCTTCAAATGTAGTCTTGACAAGCAGCATGGATATCCACCTGCAAGTAATCATCATTCTAGTGTTAAGTGCTTTGATATTAAAATGACTGATTTAAGACCATTCGCTGCTGGTAGATAGCGATTTGAAAGCACTTCCACATGTTGATAGTGAGGATAAGCTGGGTTTGTAAACCGGGTAGACTGCATGTTGTGTTTACTGTTGTAGAACAGCCAGTGAAAACACATCATGGCTAGGTCCTGACTTCATTGTTTCAGTTGAGAAAGCAGACTATACATTAAACAAGAATGATGCAATCAAAGCCTGTTAAATAATAATGAGTGCAAAGTTTCATGAGATTTAGTATGTTTACTGCTTTGTGATGCAAACTTGTACTTATTGAAGTTTCATGCAACTTCTAGTGTAACCACTTGGGGGCCACATTggctaaaaaaattaaaaaagaaaaaactccaCCAGAGGCTGATTTTATCAAGTTATATTGTTTGTTGACACTCTTATCAAAGTGACAGAAAAGGACAGACAATTTCACTGCTGAAATATTTGAAATTTTGCAAATATCCATGTCAAACCTTTGTGTTATCTTAGTTGAAAAataaactataataataataataaattgtttATACTGGAAGCATCCCTGTAACTTTGAGAAGTATACACAGAATCCAAATGGCTGGATGCAGAATAACAAACACTCTCTAATCAGTCAGTTTTCTGAATCGCCTCTCAAACTGAGCTCATGCTTGGGCACCTGTTTCAAAGAACAGGCTTGTTTATCAAAGTCCTCCCCTGTCAACAAACAGAAAAAGCGTGATGATGGCTGGCTCCTCAACCCACATCTGATTTCAGCAAATGTACAATTGTTCAAAGTGAGTTGTGCTTCATTGATTTGTTTCAAGGCAGAGGAAAAATAACCTCAGGGTGTCTACCAGTTAGAAATAACAATGGAGTCCTTCTCTGCTGTTTGCAGTTTTTTTGGCCTCACATCAGTAGTGGAACATGGAAGGATTTTTACTGCGGATTTAACTGCTGGTTGGGACTGTGTGAAAGAGTAGTCCTTTTTATTGGAGATGTTGGTGAATCAGATGAGTTAATTATAGTTATTGTACACTAATAGGCTATTACAGGAATTCAGCAGAGATTTTAAATTGATGTATGTCTTATTTTCTTTGTGGTGCCTCATATGATTCATCGTAGATCATTTGAACATTTCTTGATTTGTTTGACTTTAGATTATTTAAAGTAATAGTTTCTCAATTTAGGAAATAGTGCAAAGCAGGAGTAAGGAGTTGATTAGCATAAAGCCTGGAAACAAGGGGAAACAGGCTCTGTCCAATGGGCAAAAATACGTCTACCAaaacctctaaagctcactaatgtatttgtttgtttaacctgtacacaaacagaaatatgaAAACAAGTTGTAAGTGTTGGAACTATTTCATGGTGATTAATAGCAGAGAGCaatgacttcctggagtctctgctggttgcctggcaacttcATGGTGACGACAAGAGTAACAGCAGGTTGTTTTCCGTAGAAACCACAACTTGTCATTTGTGTACGGATTTAACAAACAAGACAACATGCTAGTTAATTCGCTTTGGAGGTGTTGGTAGGTGTAGGATGGCCAGGCTaactgcttccccctgtttccagtctttatgctaagctaagctaagctaatggcTTCCTGGCCTTAGTTGCAAACGactggtatcaatcttcttattTAACTTTTCGCAAGAAATctaataagtgtatttcccaaaatattgaactattcctttaaagaaaGGAAATAACAAAACATATTGGTACCATATTTTATCTATCTAATAACGCCCAACTTTTACTCAGGAATATGTCATCAGCAACATCAGTGTAATAGTGAATACACCACCATTCAGCCCACAATCAGAACCCATTTGGCTCCCGCTAAAAGCCAACAACAATCTCAATAGCATATGGAAATATTTGTTGCGGTCAAATACGAGAGACTGTCTCCCCTTCCTGTCTCCATGTGATGTGTGCGGTGTCACTCAGAGATACAGTAGGGGAGGAGACTCAGTGCTGAAATGGTTGGTGACAGGGCTTTCATCCAACCCACTGAGGACTCTTTGTTGTTATTTTGGGAGCTCTCATGGGTGCAATCTGAGAGAGCAGCAGACAGACGGGTCTCATCTCTGTatgagcatacacacacacacacacacacacacaatattaggCAGAAATGCACATGCACGCACTAACAGGCACCTGCATATTCAAAAGAATTTAATAACATGGTAACTGTCATGTCAATCAATTGGCTGCTTTTCTGGAGGTATGTGTATGCACATGGAAAATCCGTTAATCCTTAGTAATGAAGACATAATTAGAATATTTTAAAACAGAAGAATTATTTGTTCTGCGTGctgaa
This window harbors:
- the asmtl gene encoding probable bifunctional dTTP/UTP pyrophosphatase/methyltransferase protein isoform X1 — translated: MVLNPVISKLAGKLVVLASASPRRLEILSNAGLRFEVVPSWFKETLDKGLFKAPHEYAVETAKQKALEVARRMPFKHLKTPDIVIGADTIVTVDGMILEKPVDKEDAYRMLSSLSGKEHSVFTGVAIVVCHEKENEEVDYQLFDFYEETKVKFADLSDNMLWEYINSGEPMDKAGGYGIQALGGMLVEYVHGDFLNVVGFPLNHFCKQLDLIYNRCTSSADQESVSVRLSHNGSHATTIVTQPPPGLPAQSSHSPSSKAKHNPSSSPTQNSPPANYTHHTQNSSSANPVHKVKRKSSESEVDESSWMLVNSLSKHTDAREAEFIYNTTLPLTASRGQVIELNVTEHGDTELKKEDLQRIIDLMDGFKSSKALFTASKMCVFDLLQSRPGLDAAQVAQEIKASVKGTACLLEACVSLGLLKSKQRACQKPVYENTDLSSRFLLSDAPSSLRGYIQHCNDTVWPLFSHLESAVREGANQHEKAFGKTSKDMFQDTFYNSQEAKLRFMNAMHSIAKVTGRAVATAFDLSSFKTACDLGGCTGAMAYEFTKAHPGLSVTVFDLPAVVEMSEHFRPLHTDNRVSFVAGDFFKDELPKADLYILARILHDWPDEKVCILLSKIANACTAGCGLLLSEIFLDEDRRGPSRGLLQALSMSEGKQSSATEYSLLLKTHGFITAHVRHTDNLLDAMLCIKA
- the asmtl gene encoding probable bifunctional dTTP/UTP pyrophosphatase/methyltransferase protein isoform X2; protein product: MVLNPVISKLAGKLVVLASASPRRLEILSNAGLRFEVVPSWFKETLDKGLFKAPHEYAVETAKQKALEVARRMPFKHLKTPDIVIGADTIVTVDGMILEKPVDKEDAYRMLSSLSGKEHSVFTGVAIVVCHEKENEEVDYQLFDFYEETKVKFADLSDNMLWEYINSGEPMDKAGGYGIQALGGMLVEYVHGDFLNVVGFPLNHFCKQLDLIYNRCTSSADQESVSVRLSHNGSHATTIVTQPPPGLPAQSSHSPSSKAKHNPSSSPTQNSPPANYTHHTQNSSSANPVHKVKRKSSESEVDESSWMLVNSLSKHTDAREAEFIYNTTLPLTASRGQVIELNVTEHGDTELKKEDLQRIIDLMDGFKSSKALFTASKMCVFDLLQSRPGLDAAQVAQEIKASVKGTACLLEACVSLGLLKSKQRACQKPVYENTDLSSRFLLSDAPSSLRGYIQHCNDTVWPLFSHLESAVREGANQHEKAFGKTSKDMFQDTFYNSQEAKLRFMNAMHSIAKVTGRAVATAFDLSSFKTACDLGGCTGAMAYEFTKAHPGLSVTVFDLPAVVEMSEHFRPLHTDNRVSFVAGDFFKDELPKADLYILARILHDWPDEKVCILLSKIANACTAGCAVLIAETVLDGQTPYSALQSLNMLAQTEGLERTESQYADLLSKYGFGDMRVGYTMNFLDAFIAIKM